In Nostoc sp. GT001, a genomic segment contains:
- a CDS encoding SDR family oxidoreductase, with protein MQTNRKQTALITGASGGIGYEFVKLFAQDGYNLVLVARSVDKLNKIAEEFKKKFGIDVKVISKDLSNPSAPEEIFRELEQASINVDVLVNNAGFATYGLFNEIDLNAEMQLLQVNVLCLTHLTKLFLKGMVKRGSGKILNLASTAAFQPGPLMAVYYASKAYVLSFSEAIANELEGTGVSVTALCPGPTESGFQQRAAMEDSKLVSGQKIMTAETVAQIGYRGLFENKTVVVPGIKNKLLAESVRFTPRKLVTKLVRSMQESK; from the coding sequence ATGCAGACTAATCGCAAACAAACGGCTCTTATTACTGGTGCATCTGGCGGCATCGGTTATGAATTCGTGAAATTATTTGCTCAAGATGGTTACAATCTTGTGTTGGTAGCTAGAAGCGTGGACAAGCTGAATAAAATCGCCGAGGAATTTAAAAAGAAATTTGGCATTGATGTCAAAGTTATTTCCAAAGATTTATCTAACCCATCAGCCCCAGAAGAAATTTTCAGGGAGCTAGAACAAGCATCAATCAATGTTGATGTGTTGGTGAACAATGCTGGGTTTGCTACTTATGGATTATTTAACGAAATTGACCTGAATGCTGAAATGCAATTGCTACAGGTTAATGTTTTATGTCTGACACATTTAACCAAGTTATTTCTCAAAGGTATGGTTAAACGGGGATCTGGAAAAATATTAAACTTAGCTTCCACTGCTGCTTTTCAACCAGGGCCGCTGATGGCAGTATACTACGCTAGTAAAGCTTATGTCTTATCATTCTCAGAAGCGATCGCTAATGAGTTAGAAGGTACAGGTGTCTCGGTAACGGCGCTTTGTCCAGGCCCTACCGAATCTGGTTTTCAACAAAGAGCCGCAATGGAAGACTCAAAGTTGGTAAGCGGTCAAAAAATTATGACTGCGGAAACAGTAGCCCAAATCGGTTATCGCGGTCTATTTGAAAACAAAACTGTTGTCGTTCCTGGAATTAAAAATAAGCTCCTCGCTGAATCTGTAAGATTTACTCCCAGAAAGCTAGTAACAAAACTAGTCAGAAGTATGCAGGAAAGCAAATAA
- a CDS encoding class I SAM-dependent methyltransferase, giving the protein MTTKTLGLEQNLYDYLLSVSLREPEILTQLRQETAQYPIGRMQIAPEQGQFLALLVQLLGAKKTLEIGVFTGYSSLVVALALPKDGKVVACDISEEFTMIARRYWQQAGVADKIQLHIAPALQTLDWLLATQEAETFDFAFIDADKSNYDAYYERSLQLVRPGGLIAIDNVLWSGRVADPQVQDNRTKRIRAFNQKLHQDQRVNLSLLAIADGLTLALKK; this is encoded by the coding sequence ATGACAACTAAAACATTAGGACTCGAACAAAACCTCTATGACTATTTACTGTCAGTCTCTCTGCGAGAACCAGAAATTTTAACCCAACTGAGGCAAGAAACAGCCCAATATCCAATCGGGAGAATGCAAATTGCTCCCGAACAAGGCCAGTTTTTGGCGTTACTGGTGCAGTTGCTAGGAGCGAAGAAAACTTTGGAAATTGGGGTATTTACAGGTTATAGTTCCCTGGTGGTGGCATTGGCGTTACCGAAGGACGGTAAGGTGGTAGCCTGTGATATCAGTGAAGAATTTACAATGATCGCTAGACGTTATTGGCAACAAGCAGGTGTGGCGGATAAAATTCAATTGCATATTGCCCCAGCTTTGCAGACTTTGGATTGGCTACTGGCAACACAAGAAGCAGAAACTTTTGATTTTGCCTTCATCGATGCAGATAAGAGCAACTATGATGCTTATTATGAGCGATCGCTGCAATTAGTGCGTCCGGGGGGATTGATTGCGATCGATAATGTTCTCTGGTCAGGTAGGGTTGCCGACCCGCAAGTGCAAGATAATAGAACTAAAAGAATTCGTGCTTTTAATCAAAAACTGCATCAAGACCAGCGAGTTAATCTTAGTTTACTAGCGATCGCAGATGGCTTAACTCTGGCACTGAAAAAGTAA
- the radC gene encoding DNA repair protein RadC, with amino-acid sequence MTYCLRIADLPTNERPRERLMTHGAKILATAELIAILLGTGQGPGKLSAVGLGQYILSELGKHQRDPLVVLREVSPAELMQISGVGPAKATSILAAIELGKRAFQSRPNDGTLIDSPLAAAATLSQDLMWQVQERFAVVLLDVKNRLLGTQVITIGTATETLASPRDIFREVIRQGATRVIVAHNHPSGNLEPSQEDIELTRQLLSGAQLLGIPVLDHLILGNGNHQSLRELTTLWDEHPQGD; translated from the coding sequence ATGACCTATTGCCTCAGAATTGCCGACCTACCTACAAATGAGCGTCCGCGTGAGCGATTAATGACGCATGGTGCAAAAATTTTAGCCACAGCCGAATTAATCGCAATTCTTCTAGGCACTGGTCAAGGGCCAGGAAAACTATCTGCTGTGGGTTTGGGACAATATATCTTGAGCGAATTAGGCAAACATCAACGCGATCCTTTAGTAGTTCTGCGAGAAGTTAGCCCTGCTGAATTGATGCAAATTTCTGGTGTTGGCCCAGCGAAGGCGACAAGTATCTTAGCAGCAATTGAACTGGGTAAACGTGCCTTTCAATCTCGCCCTAACGATGGCACATTAATTGATAGCCCACTTGCTGCTGCTGCTACCCTCAGCCAAGATTTGATGTGGCAGGTACAAGAACGTTTTGCAGTGGTGCTATTAGATGTCAAGAATCGTTTGCTGGGTACGCAAGTAATTACTATTGGCACTGCAACCGAAACCCTAGCCTCTCCCCGTGATATTTTTCGGGAAGTTATTCGTCAAGGTGCAACGCGGGTAATAGTTGCCCACAACCATCCTTCTGGGAACCTTGAACCTAGCCAAGAAGATATAGAATTGACGCGTCAGTTATTATCAGGGGCGCAGCTTTTGGGCATTCCGGTACTAGATCATCTGATTTTGGGCAATGGCAATCATCAAAGTTTACGGGAACTGACAACCTTGTGGGATGAGCATCCACAGGGGGATTAA
- the obgE gene encoding GTPase ObgE, whose amino-acid sequence MQFIDQAKIEVEAGKGGDGIVAFRREKYVPTGGPSGGNGGRGGSVFFVADENLQTLLDFRYNHRFQAEKGTRGGPSNCTGAGGKDLIIEVPCGTTIYDAETGELLGDLIEPKQTLLIAQGGKGGLGNQHFLSNRNRAPEYALPGLPGEIKQLRLELKLLAEVGIIGLPNAGKSTLISSLSAARPKIADYPFTTLIPNLGVVRKPTGDGTVFADIPGLIEGAAHGAGLGHDFLRHIERTRVLLHLIDATSDDVVRDYNTIKEELQAYGRGLAERPQILALNKIDAVDRETVDLEALATQLNHLSYAPVFVISAVTRTGLEPMLQEIWGILDQMKVPKEVEVFS is encoded by the coding sequence ATGCAATTTATCGATCAAGCAAAAATTGAAGTTGAAGCTGGTAAAGGCGGCGATGGTATTGTCGCCTTCCGGCGAGAGAAATACGTGCCGACTGGTGGCCCTTCTGGTGGTAATGGAGGACGAGGTGGTTCGGTATTTTTCGTTGCCGATGAAAACCTACAAACTTTGTTGGACTTCAGATATAACCATCGCTTTCAGGCAGAAAAAGGGACTCGTGGCGGGCCAAGTAACTGCACCGGAGCAGGAGGAAAGGATTTAATTATTGAAGTTCCCTGCGGTACAACTATTTATGATGCTGAAACTGGCGAACTGCTGGGAGATTTAATTGAGCCTAAGCAGACTTTGCTGATTGCCCAAGGTGGTAAAGGCGGACTGGGAAATCAGCATTTCTTGAGCAACCGTAACCGCGCCCCAGAATATGCCCTCCCAGGATTACCAGGGGAAATAAAGCAGCTGCGCCTAGAGTTAAAACTTTTGGCAGAAGTGGGGATTATTGGCTTACCAAATGCTGGTAAATCCACTTTAATTTCATCTTTATCCGCTGCACGTCCGAAAATCGCAGATTACCCTTTTACTACCCTGATTCCAAATTTGGGTGTAGTGCGAAAACCCACTGGCGATGGTACTGTTTTCGCCGACATTCCCGGACTCATTGAGGGAGCAGCGCACGGGGCAGGGCTGGGACATGATTTCTTGCGCCATATCGAGCGCACGCGGGTGCTACTTCACTTGATTGATGCCACTAGTGATGATGTGGTTAGAGACTACAACACAATTAAGGAAGAATTACAAGCTTATGGAAGGGGTTTAGCAGAACGTCCGCAAATTTTGGCGCTGAATAAAATTGATGCAGTCGATCGGGAAACCGTCGATTTAGAGGCGTTAGCCACCCAACTTAATCATCTCTCCTACGCCCCGGTTTTTGTGATTTCAGCAGTTACTCGCACCGGGTTAGAGCCGATGTTACAGGAAATTTGGGGAATTCTCGACCAAATGAAGGTTCCTAAAGAAGTGGAAGTATTTAGCTAA
- a CDS encoding CoA-binding protein: protein MTYYLLLITYYFSPNAKTVWTQLDIWHQPSAQKAIDAGLNVVMNACIKIEYVRLKVGLTRDV, encoded by the coding sequence ATTACTTATTACTTATTACTTATTACTTATTACTTCTCCCCCAATGCGAAAACTGTATGGACACAACTGGATATCTGGCATCAACCATCAGCACAAAAAGCTATAGATGCAGGACTTAATGTGGTTATGAATGCTTGTATCAAAATTGAATATGTGCGTCTGAAAGTAGGATTAACACGGGATGTTTAG
- a CDS encoding helix-turn-helix domain-containing protein, with the protein MKAEAENHFRLTCEVETTLKVIGGRWKVLIIRELMTGVKRFGELQRALPGVTQKMLTQQLREMEEDGIIHREVYPQIPPKVEYSLTPLGETLQPILYAMHDWAVQHLGKNSGIRIQNSE; encoded by the coding sequence ATGAAAGCTGAAGCAGAAAACCATTTCAGGCTGACTTGTGAAGTAGAAACTACCCTAAAAGTGATTGGTGGACGCTGGAAAGTTTTGATTATTAGAGAATTAATGACTGGTGTAAAACGGTTTGGTGAGCTGCAACGAGCTTTACCTGGAGTTACGCAAAAGATGCTAACTCAGCAACTCAGAGAAATGGAGGAAGATGGAATTATTCATCGAGAAGTTTATCCCCAAATCCCACCCAAGGTAGAATATTCACTGACACCTTTAGGAGAAACTTTGCAACCAATTCTCTATGCTATGCACGACTGGGCTGTGCAACATTTAGGTAAGAATTCAGGAATCAGAATTCAGAATTCAGAATAG
- a CDS encoding sugar ABC transporter permease, which translates to MPKIYTKSWLDNDTVAAWIFLAPALLLLGVFIIWPIVYLFYLSFTAGSFSLKGIYWIGLKNYWRLLLDPDFWQVLGNTFYFTIATIIPSLVISLGLAVLLNRSIPLRGILRSAYFLPSIISLVAAGLGFRWLFQTSGPVNGLLDFFGISEIPWLGDTFWAMLVIILMSIWKQLGFNMVVFLAGLQAIPPSRYEAADLDGANAWQQFWYITLPGLRPTVIFAVITTAIFTLRSFEQVFVMTGGGPLNSTNLLVYYIYQEAFGQFDFGYAAAGATVLLAVTLVLVYLQLQTWGEE; encoded by the coding sequence ATGCCAAAAATATATACTAAGTCGTGGTTGGATAATGATACAGTAGCCGCGTGGATTTTTCTCGCACCAGCACTACTTTTGCTGGGTGTGTTTATCATTTGGCCAATCGTCTATTTGTTCTATCTCAGTTTTACTGCTGGTAGTTTCAGCTTAAAAGGTATTTATTGGATAGGCTTAAAAAACTATTGGCGCTTGCTACTCGACCCCGATTTCTGGCAAGTTCTGGGTAACACCTTTTATTTTACTATTGCCACTATCATTCCTAGTTTAGTTATTTCCTTGGGATTGGCAGTACTATTAAACCGTTCCATTCCCTTGCGGGGCATTCTGCGGAGTGCTTATTTTCTTCCTTCAATTATTTCACTTGTGGCAGCTGGTTTGGGATTTCGCTGGCTGTTTCAAACATCAGGGCCAGTTAACGGACTTTTAGATTTTTTTGGGATTTCAGAAATCCCCTGGCTAGGAGACACCTTTTGGGCAATGCTAGTAATTATTTTAATGAGTATTTGGAAACAACTCGGTTTCAATATGGTAGTTTTTTTAGCAGGGTTGCAAGCAATTCCTCCCAGTCGTTATGAAGCAGCAGACTTAGATGGAGCAAATGCTTGGCAACAATTTTGGTATATTACTTTGCCCGGATTGCGCCCAACTGTGATATTTGCAGTCATTACTACCGCAATTTTTACATTGCGGAGTTTTGAGCAAGTTTTTGTGATGACTGGTGGTGGCCCACTGAATTCGACTAATCTGCTAGTTTACTACATTTACCAAGAGGCTTTTGGACAGTTTGATTTTGGTTATGCAGCAGCAGGAGCGACTGTATTATTAGCAGTAACGTTGGTACTAGTTTATTTGCAACTGCAAACTTGGGGAGAGGAGTAG
- the ltrA gene encoding group II intron reverse transcriptase/maturase has translation MSKTSVKTTVEWNQVDWRKLERRVYKLQKRIFRASSRGDIRTVRRLQKTLMRSWSAKMLAVRRVTQDNQGKKTAGVDGIKSLTPVQRLVMVNKLGLKGKARPTRRVWIDKPGTDEKRPLGIPTMYDRALQALVKLALDPEWEARFEPNSYGFRPGRSCHDAIEAIFKAIRQKPKYVLDADIAKCFDRINHEELLRKLNTFPTIRRQVRAWLKAGVMNGKELFPTSEGTPQGGVISPLLANIALHGMEERIKQVFPELKKHQRETWFHKKGEYFSPPNLIRYADDLVITHEDITVVQRCQQITAEWLKGMGLELKPSKTRTVHTLKRYEGQEPGFNFLGFNVRQYQVGKYNTGCTSMGEPLGFKTIIKPSKQKIKVHYNQITEVVNQYKTATQAALIARLNPIISGWANYYRTVASQDEYSKTDNKVYWKLKSWAQRRHPNKSGHWITNKYWQTIGGDNWVFATSQEEKNPLRLLKHAEIKSKKHVKVKGEASPFDGNLVYWSTRMGNHPEMPKREATLLKRQKGKCTHCGLYFTESSVMEVDHVIPKSNGGKNNYDNLQLLHRHCHDEKTATDGSYGTKSSCNSAKPKPVKTSDRGTHDKSLIIEEPCEVKVSSTVLETSGSREGIA, from the coding sequence ATGTCTAAAACGAGTGTAAAAACTACGGTGGAATGGAACCAGGTGGACTGGCGAAAGCTGGAACGTCGGGTTTACAAGCTGCAAAAGAGAATATTTCGAGCCTCTAGTCGTGGTGATATTAGAACAGTTCGCAGACTCCAGAAGACCTTGATGAGGTCATGGTCGGCAAAGATGCTGGCAGTACGTCGTGTAACTCAGGACAACCAAGGCAAAAAGACAGCCGGAGTAGACGGAATTAAATCCCTTACGCCCGTCCAAAGGCTGGTAATGGTGAACAAACTTGGGCTAAAAGGGAAAGCCAGACCTACACGAAGGGTTTGGATAGACAAACCAGGAACGGATGAAAAACGCCCTCTTGGTATTCCTACGATGTATGATAGAGCGCTCCAAGCGCTGGTCAAGCTAGCATTAGATCCAGAATGGGAAGCTCGATTTGAGCCAAACAGTTACGGATTCCGACCAGGACGCTCATGCCACGATGCTATCGAAGCAATATTCAAGGCAATTAGGCAAAAACCAAAATACGTGCTAGATGCCGATATTGCGAAATGTTTCGACCGCATCAACCACGAGGAACTACTCAGAAAATTAAATACATTCCCTACCATCCGCCGACAAGTTCGTGCCTGGTTAAAAGCGGGAGTGATGAACGGTAAAGAGTTGTTCCCTACATCTGAGGGTACGCCGCAAGGTGGGGTCATTTCTCCACTATTGGCAAACATCGCCCTCCACGGGATGGAAGAGAGGATTAAGCAGGTCTTTCCAGAATTAAAAAAACACCAAAGAGAGACCTGGTTTCATAAAAAAGGAGAATATTTCTCACCCCCAAACTTAATCCGATATGCCGATGACCTAGTGATTACACACGAGGACATAACCGTAGTCCAAAGATGTCAGCAAATAACTGCTGAATGGCTAAAAGGCATGGGCTTAGAACTGAAACCAAGTAAAACACGTACTGTCCATACACTAAAAAGGTATGAAGGGCAAGAACCGGGATTCAATTTTTTAGGATTCAACGTGAGGCAATACCAGGTAGGGAAATACAACACAGGTTGTACCAGCATGGGAGAACCACTTGGCTTCAAGACAATCATCAAACCCAGCAAACAAAAGATAAAAGTACACTACAACCAAATAACCGAGGTAGTTAACCAGTACAAAACAGCAACACAGGCTGCACTGATAGCCCGATTGAATCCAATCATTAGCGGATGGGCTAATTATTACCGCACAGTCGCCAGTCAGGATGAATATTCCAAAACTGACAACAAAGTGTACTGGAAACTAAAAAGCTGGGCACAACGCCGCCACCCAAATAAATCGGGACATTGGATAACCAATAAATACTGGCAAACCATAGGCGGAGATAACTGGGTATTCGCAACCAGCCAAGAGGAAAAAAATCCCCTACGGTTACTAAAACATGCAGAAATTAAATCCAAAAAGCATGTCAAAGTTAAAGGCGAAGCTAGTCCATTTGACGGCAACCTAGTTTACTGGAGTACAAGAATGGGAAACCACCCAGAGATGCCTAAACGGGAAGCAACCCTGCTGAAGCGTCAAAAGGGCAAATGTACCCACTGCGGACTATATTTTACTGAATCATCGGTTATGGAAGTTGACCACGTTATTCCTAAGTCGAACGGCGGAAAGAATAATTACGACAATCTTCAACTCCTACACCGTCATTGCCACGATGAAAAAACTGCCACCGATGGTAGTTACGGTACCAAATCTAGCTGTAATAGCGCTAAACCTAAGCCCGTAAAAACGAGCGACAGAGGTACTCATGACAAGAGCCTTATTATTGAGGAGCCGTGTGAGGTGAAAGTCTCAAGCACGGTTTTGGAGACGAGCGGTTCTCGTGAGGGAATCGCTTAG
- a CDS encoding VWA domain-containing protein — MLENRDYTLIIDKSGSMATQDQKGGRTRWVAAQESTLALASKCEQFDPDGITIYVFSGKFKRYENVTSNKVSQIFRENDPSGTTDLASVLKHATDDYLQRKAAGQTKPNGETILVVTDGEPDDRKAVMRVIIEASRRIERDEELAISFIQVGTDQQATRFLKVLDDELQSAGAKFDICDTITMEDMEDLSLSEVLLNAIND; from the coding sequence ATGCTAGAAAATCGTGATTATACCTTGATTATTGACAAAAGCGGTAGCATGGCAACCCAAGATCAAAAGGGTGGTAGAACTAGATGGGTTGCAGCCCAAGAATCTACTTTAGCTTTAGCTAGTAAATGTGAGCAATTTGACCCAGATGGTATCACTATCTATGTATTTTCTGGTAAATTTAAACGATACGAAAATGTCACATCCAACAAGGTATCACAAATTTTTCGAGAGAACGATCCCTCTGGTACAACTGACTTGGCAAGTGTGTTAAAACATGCAACTGATGATTACCTTCAACGCAAAGCAGCTGGTCAAACCAAGCCAAATGGTGAAACAATTTTAGTGGTTACTGATGGTGAACCGGACGATCGCAAAGCAGTCATGAGGGTAATTATTGAAGCTTCTCGTCGCATCGAACGAGATGAAGAATTAGCTATTTCTTTTATTCAAGTTGGCACAGATCAACAAGCTACCCGCTTTCTCAAAGTCTTAGATGATGAACTCCAAAGTGCTGGTGCTAAGTTTGATATCTGTGACACCATTACTATGGAAGATATGGAAGATTTGAGTCTATCGGAAGTGCTACTCAATGCTATTAATGACTAG
- a CDS encoding phosphoribulokinase, giving the protein MSRPIILGIVGDSAAGKTTLTRGIAQALGPEDVTIICTDDYHRYDRQQRAEIGITALHPDCNHLDIMQQHLSLLRTGQPILKPVYSHKTGTFEAPDYIKPSKFVIIEGLLGYSTRAARDSYDVKVYLAPPEDLRAKWKVKRDTQKRGYTPEQVLAELEKREPDSAQFIRPQRQWSDIVISFYPPTDEDDETNGHLNVRLVLRPTIPHPDFTAITNSSSSNSDSAIRLGLDRDMCKPVDVLEVDGHATLEQVNKLEHIICSDMPHLRNICDRESNPELGKIAGTTGETLQSYPLALTQLIITYHMLKATQIYQ; this is encoded by the coding sequence ATGAGCCGTCCAATAATTCTTGGTATTGTCGGTGACAGCGCGGCTGGTAAAACAACGCTAACGCGGGGAATCGCTCAGGCACTCGGCCCGGAAGATGTCACAATCATCTGTACAGATGATTACCATCGTTATGATCGCCAACAACGTGCAGAAATTGGCATCACTGCCCTCCACCCCGATTGCAATCACTTAGATATTATGCAGCAACATCTGTCGCTGCTACGCACAGGACAACCAATTCTCAAGCCAGTTTATAGCCACAAAACAGGCACATTCGAGGCGCCGGATTATATTAAGCCCAGTAAATTCGTGATTATCGAAGGATTACTCGGTTATTCTACTCGTGCCGCCCGTGATTCTTATGATGTTAAAGTCTATCTTGCGCCTCCTGAAGATTTACGTGCTAAGTGGAAAGTCAAGCGAGATACGCAAAAGCGTGGCTACACACCGGAACAAGTACTAGCGGAACTAGAAAAGCGCGAACCAGACTCAGCCCAGTTTATCCGTCCCCAACGGCAATGGTCTGATATAGTAATTAGTTTCTATCCACCCACTGATGAAGATGATGAAACCAATGGACACCTGAATGTCCGGCTGGTACTGCGTCCGACAATTCCACATCCAGATTTTACCGCAATTACCAACTCTAGTTCCAGCAATTCTGACTCAGCCATCCGCCTGGGACTAGATAGGGATATGTGTAAGCCAGTAGATGTCTTAGAAGTTGATGGTCATGCCACTTTAGAACAGGTGAATAAGCTAGAGCATATTATTTGTTCTGATATGCCTCATCTACGAAATATTTGCGATCGCGAAAGTAATCCAGAACTGGGTAAAATTGCTGGTACAACTGGAGAAACACTGCAAAGTTATCCTCTGGCTTTGACTCAGTTGATCATTACCTACCACATGCTCAAAGCAACGCAAATTTATCAGTAA
- the aroA gene encoding 3-phosphoshikimate 1-carboxyvinyltransferase: MDTIAIPALNRPVDATVEIPGSKSLTNRALLVAALAQGDSILENALFSEDSEYFAKCVEQLGIPITLNPQLAQIQVAGRGGEIPAKQADLFVGLAGTAARFISALVALGNGEYRLDGVPRMRERPMGDLLTVLQTGGATINFEGNSGFMPYTVYSRQFAGGNFRVKANQTSQQLSALLMIAPYAQQDTIIEVEGTLVSQSYVKMTCRLMADFGVEVIQIGDNQFQIKAGQRYQARHYTVEPDASNASYFFAAAAVTGGRVRVKHLTKQSCQGDILWLNVLEQMGCQIKDGDDYTEVTGPKQLQGIDIDMNDISDLVQTLGAIAPFASSPITIRNVEHIRYKETDRIKAVVTELRRLGVEVEEFADRLKIQPGPITPAAIETYHDHRMAMAFAVTGLKVPGIVIKDPGCTAKTFPDYFTRFFQMLER, translated from the coding sequence GTGGATACCATTGCAATTCCTGCTCTAAATCGGCCAGTGGATGCCACGGTAGAAATTCCTGGTTCTAAAAGTCTGACCAATCGGGCGTTGCTTGTCGCTGCTTTGGCGCAAGGTGACTCCATTTTAGAAAATGCCTTATTTAGTGAAGACAGCGAGTATTTTGCTAAATGCGTAGAGCAATTGGGCATTCCCATTACTTTGAATCCGCAACTGGCACAAATTCAAGTGGCGGGAAGGGGAGGCGAGATTCCAGCTAAACAGGCAGATTTATTTGTGGGTTTGGCAGGTACAGCAGCACGGTTTATTTCGGCGCTGGTGGCACTGGGGAATGGTGAATATCGCCTAGATGGCGTTCCCCGGATGCGAGAACGACCGATGGGCGATTTGTTGACGGTGCTGCAAACGGGTGGAGCAACCATTAACTTTGAGGGAAACTCCGGGTTTATGCCGTACACCGTCTATAGTCGGCAATTCGCTGGCGGCAATTTTCGGGTGAAAGCGAACCAAACAAGTCAGCAACTTTCGGCATTGCTGATGATTGCGCCTTATGCTCAACAAGACACAATTATTGAGGTTGAAGGTACGTTGGTTTCTCAGTCTTACGTCAAAATGACCTGTCGTTTAATGGCAGATTTTGGCGTGGAGGTGATTCAAATCGGCGATAATCAATTTCAGATTAAAGCAGGTCAACGTTACCAAGCTCGACACTACACAGTCGAACCCGATGCGTCAAATGCCTCTTACTTTTTTGCCGCCGCCGCTGTCACGGGTGGACGGGTGCGCGTCAAACATTTGACCAAACAATCCTGTCAGGGTGATATTCTCTGGCTGAATGTTTTAGAACAAATGGGTTGTCAAATTAAGGATGGGGATGATTACACCGAAGTGACGGGGCCGAAGCAATTGCAAGGTATCGATATTGATATGAATGATATATCGGATCTAGTGCAAACATTAGGAGCGATCGCACCCTTTGCTAGTTCACCGATTACCATTCGGAACGTGGAACATATTCGATATAAAGAAACTGACCGAATTAAAGCTGTTGTCACAGAATTGCGGCGGCTAGGAGTTGAAGTTGAAGAATTTGCAGATAGACTGAAAATTCAACCTGGCCCTATTACCCCAGCGGCGATTGAAACCTATCACGATCATCGAATGGCAATGGCTTTTGCTGTCACTGGCTTGAAGGTTCCAGGCATTGTAATTAAAGATCCTGGTTGTACAGCGAAGACTTTTCCTGATTACTTTACCCGATTCTTCCAAATGTTAGAGCGATAA
- the purN gene encoding phosphoribosylglycinamide formyltransferase produces MTLRLDSTLSLISPNISDNYQQFAPLKLGIMASGNGSNFDVVAQAIQDGRLNAQIKVLIYNNPSAKAALRAANRGVETVLLNHRNYQNREEFDHKIVQTLQHYDVEWVILAGWMRLLTSVFIDAFPEKIINIHPSLLPSFKGIHAVEQALASGVKITGCTVHIACLEMDSGPILMQAAVPVLPDDTAETLHARIQIQEHRILPLAIALAASSSKVTLRVT; encoded by the coding sequence ATGACTCTCCGCCTTGATTCTACCCTGAGCTTAATTTCTCCCAACATTAGCGATAATTACCAACAATTCGCCCCTTTAAAACTGGGAATTATGGCTTCTGGGAATGGCAGCAATTTTGATGTAGTTGCCCAAGCTATCCAAGATGGGCGGCTAAATGCCCAAATTAAAGTTTTAATTTACAATAATCCCTCGGCGAAAGCAGCCCTCAGAGCAGCGAATAGAGGTGTAGAAACTGTCTTATTAAATCACCGCAACTATCAAAACCGAGAAGAGTTTGATCATAAAATTGTGCAGACATTGCAGCACTACGATGTAGAATGGGTGATTTTGGCAGGGTGGATGCGACTATTAACATCAGTTTTCATTGATGCCTTTCCTGAGAAGATTATTAATATCCATCCTAGTTTGTTACCTAGTTTCAAGGGAATCCATGCTGTAGAACAAGCCTTGGCATCTGGGGTAAAAATCACTGGTTGTACAGTGCATATAGCTTGCTTAGAAATGGATAGCGGCCCAATATTAATGCAAGCCGCAGTCCCAGTATTGCCGGATGATACAGCAGAAACACTCCACGCCAGGATTCAAATTCAGGAACATCGAATTTTACCATTAGCGATCGCTCTGGCAGCTTCTTCGTCAAAAGTTACACTAAGGGTAACGTAA